AAATACTTTCGTTGCTTTTGTCATTTTCCAGGATTATTATGAGTAAACTTGGGATTGTTGAGCGCATTTATATCAAAATtttaccaaaaaaataaaataacaatcttaatcttcattttttttctttctaatgaCATAATTGCTAAAATATTAAAAGTTCAAGGACTTAATTGCTAATGTTGAAATTATAAGGATTAAATTGTAATAAGTAGTAAATTTCAAGGGTGGGTTGATAGATTTAATTGTGAAAGGGGAAAAAAATTGATGCACAAGCACTTGAAAATTACCACCATTATTTGCTAATATTTTATGTCTCCTAAAAATTGTATGTTGGATCACTTTATCGTGTGTATGTGGTAGGTAGTTTTTTTTACAACACAATCCTTATATAGATATACGAGgtatttttacttcaattttatttatttattttatgatagTATTCAATGTAGTTGTAGGGAATTTTTAgaaagttttcaaaaaaatttcaaataatataTATTGCTGAAAATAAACTTCCAACAACTCGTTGCACACGCACTTGATTTTTTATTATATCcttgtaatgaaaaaaaaaactggtgttaaaacatgaaaaaaaaattagagtgaAAATGTCCTCACGTGCCCATATAAACATTGTGTTGTACCAATAAACTTCCTGAATTTATATATTATTACTAGCAGAATGTCAAAGAGAAAGTGAGAAAAAGAATTTTGCAGCCATTCCTACTTGAGAAAATTCAGTTCAAATGTGTAAATGCTAGTGTGGAGTCTTTTGGGTGGTTACATGGTGAAATCTTTGCTGTAAAGATGTAGGTATGTCATCTATTAATAGTGAAAGTAGTTTCTGCATTGGACGTTTGAGAGCCTAATTAAACACACCAATTGACAAGTGTTTGGTAAAAACTAAATTAACTTGTTGATAATATGAATAAGATCTACaccaaaaatatgaaattgatttgCAGTATAATATTTCGAGGGTGTAACGAAGTCtctttattctattgttttttaaAAGTATGAGACACTACAAAAGTAAAGGAGTAAACACAGAACTTTTATTCTGCATTTGATATTGATATATTTGTTCCTAGCCATAAGAGGCTGCTACATTTGATTTTGATTATTTATGAgggaaaaaattaaagaaaggaaaaaaaaaggggGGGTGGTCATTTAACTCTTCCAGAAACTTCTCAGTTGATCCAAAAATACAAGTGTTGGACATCTTTTTTTTTGGTCTCAAACCACTTGTTTTAGATAGTATAGTCAATCATGGGTGAGCTTGACCCTGCTGAGCCTTATAAAGTGATGAAATGTCAGCTATAGCTTCTCCAACCGATAGATATACTCCATTCAATCCAAACGACTCCAAAACTTTTGATTGTTGTAGCTTCTCAGTCACCGTTCCCCCGGGATTCGCCAAGACAAGCTACAACAAAAACCATAATATTAGCACCAACCCCATAAGAAAACATTGTCGTTTTTCTAATGAAAAAATGTTTTAAGAATAGTTGGATACCTGAAGTGATTTTTTATCTAACATCTTTCTGAGCTCGGATATCATTTCAATACCACTGGTGTCTATGGCAGTCACAGCTGATAATGAGAGTTAAATTGTAAGTGAAAGAACATAGCAAAACATAATCTGTTTTTATTAAAAGTTAGGATTAACATATATACCTGTCATGTCCAAGATTATGGTTTTTAACGTGGTTTCATTGTTAGCTActatcttttcttcttcttctcgaaTCCATCTTGAAATCCTGCACTTACAAAAATCACTCCAATAAGAAAACCATGGCATGGAAATGATAAAAGGATTGAACTACATATAAGGGGATTGAATAGAACTAACCTTTCTTGAAGGTAAGTTGAATTTGCAAAGTATATAGGTGATTCAACTGCTAGTACGAGAAATGATGGAACCCTTAAAGCTTCTCTGTATCTGTTGATGCTGTGGTATATTTGAGTTCCGGGAATATTTCCCAAAACCATAGTGTTTGGTCTAGTGACATGAAGGAGGATCTTGAAAACTGAGACTCCAACCTATTATGCACAGAAAAAAAAAGGGTTAGTACGCTAAGTCTGGATCATGTATTAAGAACGATCAAAAGAAGACATGTTAAAGATGGTGGCATCTTACCGCGATGGCAAGACCGAGTGGGACAGAAATGAAAAGAACACCAAGAAATGAAGATAAACAAGCCAAGAAATCGAGCTTGTCAACTTTCCACAATCGCAAAGCAGCCTGATAATCGATTAGTCCTATCACGGCTGTTATGATGATAGCTGCTAAGATGACATTTGGGGTGTAATAGAAGAGGGGCATGAGAAACAGCAGAGTCACAAGCACAGCTGAAGCCATTATGATGTTAGAAACGGCACTTTTAGCTCCAGCGTTGTAGTTTACTGCCGATCTAGAGAATGATCCTGAAAGAAAGAAACACTTTTTTCTAAGGTGTTTGTTCTGATACCAACTATTGATTGATGACTGAGAACATAACAGAAAAAGTCCTTACCTGTGGTGACATAACATGAAGAACAAGAACCAAAGATGTTCATGAGTCCAATGGCCATCATTTCTTTGTTTCCATCAACTTGGTAATTCTGCAATGAAGCAAATGTTCTTCCAACTGCAACTCCTTCCTGGAATATAAGAAAATACACTTGGTTATGAGGCATATTGTTTAGTTTTATCTAGTCGCAGAAAGAACTGGTGTTTTTTTGGATGACTTACAGTGAGAGACAAGATCCCAGTTACAATGCCGGTTTTGATAGCAAGCGCAAGAAATTCACCACTAAAGTATAACATGTTTGCGGAGGGTGGATTAAGACCCTTAGGCAGATGACCAATCTGTTACATAAAAACAGATGaggattattattttaaattcatCTAGATAAACTTTGATTAAAAAGGAACTAAAATTTTCATTGTAAGTTCTTACAAATGAGATGTTAGGTGATTTTGATTTCAGTAGGAAGACAATAAGTGTTGAAAGAATAACCGATGTTAATGGGGCAGCTGCCGACACCCAAAAGAGTTTTGGCCATTTCATGCTCTGCAATAGATTTTTAgtttcaataaataattaaaaaaaattactaaaattttGTTGCACTGTTTTTCCCACATATAGAGATACTTACAATATGTCTAGTGGACAACATAAACAGGAGGAAGCTGAAGCCCATTACAATAGTTTGCCATGACCACTGCAAATAATTAAGCaaagttaattaaaaaaattacttctTGATAATAAATGTAAACAAGTAAATACATCTCTTTTAATTTGCTTTATGACATGTTTTAACTTCTCCAACTActgatttttcaaaatatatatattaaaaaagaaagaTTCTCCAAAGATAATGTAAAAAGAGAAAAGGGATTGGCACTTGTTAATATAGAATAAAGGGCAATCTAAGTGTACCCATTTTATAAAATACATTAAGAACCTTTTAATAGAACCATAAAGAACCGTTTGGAGAGAAAATTCAAATCTAACTAAATTAAAGCAATGATACTAATTTGGACAAGTTATCAAGCACcagcttaatttgaattattCCATTATATTGCTTATTCTCAAGTTtcttaatattaaaaaaatattggcCTTTGGATTGGGCTTTCATTTTACCTCATCTGTGGTGCTGAAAACAGAAGACATGACAGCAGGCATTTGCATCTTGCTAGTGAAGTGGACTATGCCAAGCAACCCTTTTAACTGTTGCAATGACACAATCACTGCAGCACCAGCCATGAACCCAACCAGGGTTGCCTTTGAAAGAAAATCGATTATGAAGCCTAACCTGTAAACAAGTCAGATGAACCTTAAGACACATAAATAAAAACTAGTCTTTGAATTCATTGTTAATTTTTGCAGAATTCTATGCCACCATCATTTTCAGTTTAgtcaaacttaaatttaatattatgAAATCAATAAATGAGAGTACCTTAAAATACCCAGAGAAGCCTGAAAAACACCAGCAAAGAAAGTAGAAGTGAAAGCCAGTTTAAGATAAAGAATTGGGTCTCCGGTGGGAGAAACTGCCTCACTTAGCATTGATCCCATAACTAAAGATGCTATTGAAACTGGTCCAACTGCAAGGTGTCTTGAACTTCCCAGAAGAGAATATATCATAGGAGGAACAAAGCTTGAATCTGCATGTAGATTAAgtcataatttattaattattcatattTAATTGAATGAATCAACTTCAGCTAAGTTTTGTTTATAGTTTTGTGTGGTAAAAAATACGAGTTTGTATGATTTCGATACTAACATAGTCCAACAATAGGAGGCAAATTTGCAAGCTTGGCATAACTGATTCCCTGAAATATTTAAAGAAAAAGTGTTATTTAGAAGAATTTGACCACTTGCAATTCAAAGCAGAGGTCagaaagtaaatatatatatttatattatttattcaAAACAAAAGACTTGCTATGATCTTCATGAGCCAAAAGACAAACAAGTTACAAAGATGCCTCTTGTGACATCATTTAGAATAATTTCCAAAGATTGGCATATAAAAAAGTATTTTATTACATTGAAATATAGCTTAATAAGAACAAAACTCATTTATAACCCGTACATGTatccacacacatatatatacatatatatatacactacatggaaagagagagagagaaaacatgtatttaattaaaaatagacaCAAATGATTCAAACGAGATGGAATATATGCAGAACAGAACCCAACTCATACTCGTGTGTCCACTAAGCAATCAATAAATGAAAAACGCCATTAACGAAAACAGCAGTTTGCTGAACGTTTTtgcatgagagagagagaaaggctaGAAgagtaaaaaaaaactttttgacTTTTTTAAATCATACCTGAGGAATTGCCAGACTAGCAATGGTGAGGCCAGAAATGATATCAGACTTGAGAAGCCCAACATTGTAATGAGGACCCCACTGGAAAATGGGTAAGAAAAACTGAAGACCCAGAAGAAGTTTCTTGAGGGAACTTGTTTGGTTACGAAAACCATGAAGAGGGTTGTCAGGGAAAAAGATCTCAGAGACCCTTCGCTTGAACTTTTGAAAGGTGGTTTGTTTAGGAGGCAAACAAACCTTGTGAATCTCCATACTTGGATTTAGTGCCTCTGGTACTTGGATTCTCACTACTGTATTTTCATGGCTCGAAAAATCTTCTACTCTGTTTGAGTTCAAACCCATTTCTCAccggaaaaatatatataaatttgtgtgtatatatatctttatatatgaGAAGAAAAGCTCAGAAGAATTTTAGATTGgaaaagttgatgaaaaatgacaGTGTGGGCTTTCAATTTATAGAGAGCCATTAGGCCTCTCGCGTACACAAATAGTGGGCATGTGTCGAATGGCAGTTAATGTACACTTCGTTCTGATTTCCAtgtaagggtattttagtcattttatgtTTGCATTCGGTATGAATGTAAGAAAGCTGGGATTCTTCCTTGATATAACCAACGGGTTAAAATCGTCAATTTATAAAACACTCACTATAATTGTGACTCcaataaagtatatatatatatataagaattttTCATACGGTGAGAGTTACTCTATTATTGAAATTAAGggtaattcaaaataattatttaatttgacgTATCAGGCTAATAATGTTTGAGTTAATTGAGGAGTCTCAATTACACTTTTCAATTCTCATAGTTCCTATAAGAACGAAATTTAATTACACTGTAATGTAGTTACTAATTATagtcaattttaaataattttttttacataacatTATATTTCTATGTAATAACTAACTATTTTGTCAAACATAACAATATGAAATCATAAATAATTATCACTTGACAttcaaacatactttgtcttttACAATATAGTATAATCACTCAGATATGTAATTACTAGGGTAGTAATTACACGACCTAGTATATAGATAGTTATTTCCAAACACACCCTTAGGTAGGGGCATCACTTTTACCCCTACCGCAGGGGCGTTTTCTATTTTCGACACTCGGtaaaattataacttaattttttttgcatgttgacgtatattatagttataacatGCCTCCCAccaatttttgagaaattctgaATGATTTACAATATCGAAATTACAGTTAAAAACGTAAGTTGCATGcatcatgattttttttttatatgcataGAAAACAGACTATTTGAACTATGATTTCGACacggtaaattattcagaatttcttgaaaataggCGAAGGTTTACTATAACTATCATGTActctgtcatataaaaaaaattagttataatttttccAAATACCCAAAATAGAAAACAAACCCTTTTTTATGATTTCTAAGAATCTAGCTCCTTATGTATAATACGTTTTTTTAAAAATGCACATTAATTGTTCTTGCTCTTTGTAtaaaatactaataataataacacttcctaaaaaatatatattcataattaCCAAAAAAAAACGAATAGATTCTTCACCATTAATACCAAAAATGAAGTTCACGTTTCTACAAATTTATCTAGCCAATATTCATGtcttatttagtaattatttagTGTTCTTTCCTTATTTAATGCTAGTATTAGGATCCTTATCCGTTTACAACttcaacaaaaaaataaaataaataaatcagtAAATATTCTTCTTATCTTCTTGATAAACATAATTTATCCTATTCCTACGTCTTATTTCAAATTTGTATAATTAATCATATATGAAAAGAAAATTGTGGtacaaatataattttatttgtacTTTTACACAAATGTAAGCGAAGAAAAGTTGAATGAGTAATAAATTAGAAGAAAAGTAATTGAATACAAAGTAATAattcttttttttcttaatatgAAAATGCATGGAGATAGGAATTAGATAggataaaattatatcataaatttTTTAGGGTGAATAAGTTATCCCAAATTATAAGATTATTTAGGTTGTTGAATTAATTTTGTATCATCTAATTtgataacaaaattaaaaaataatcaaatccaATTCAATCTCACTTTCCAAATATAACctaaatttcttttttttttagcaaaaaaaaaaaaaaaaactgaataaATACTAACTATAGTATTTTATAAGTGGATGAAAATGGAAAAAAGTGATGATGGAAGAATGACGACAAGGAAAAAGGGAAAAAAGAATAGAGGTTTAGTggaaacaattaaataaaattacaataatccatagtttataatttttacaATTTTGTACTCTTATGTAAAATGAATGAATATCCACACTTGCAATATTAAATGATACAATCAAATTATTCTTGTATTACCTCTTTTCCAAACATATATAATggtaaaaaattatattattaagtGATACATCAAGGATAAtcttatatatataatcatatcaattCATTTTTATTGCACGGATTAAATGATGATTTCcagtcattaattttttatttttttccctcTTTGTTTTGTATTAACATTTTAATTTagagtttataaaaaaattaacctAAACACCCTGCAAGAAACACTCGATCAAAATTTGTACattttctttaatctttttaatccCTGCAAGacttagagattttttttttttgaagctaGAGAAGAAAAGTTGTTATCAACTAATGAGTgggaatatatataaatatattttttcatttataATTATTCTTCGTGAATGATTCTAAAATTAACGCATAATTTAAATGTGTAGGAAATAATATTTTATACTTCTCGTGACAAGTATCTTTTAAATGggatgagagagagagggaaaagaAAAAACAATGAACACCTAGATGAAAATCAAACAtctaaaaaaacataataataagAAAATGTGTTGAAATACTCttatttttctattaaaaaaaactctttttatttttatttgtaaagatATGTACAGTATAGATGTCTTTGGCTACTTTGTAAATTATggcaaagaatatatatatactagatacaagtaacttacaatatgtttgcttagttttatttatagaatttattaattatttttattaaatttatattaatgttatataaattttgaaataaatatcctattttaattaaataatttatttattttgtttaagtttatgtttgttctagtttatgaatttaggagtgacaacacgagattatatattatatgtttaatgtaatattaaatttaagtttctttctattttttttaaaaataatttgttgctaatttataatagattatattatatgtttaatatgatattattctaataagtaagtttaagtttaagtttaattaaatatttatttaagttataaaacatatgattttattatttttaaataattatcattgtaaaacatctcaaaaatatcatattttaatttgtttaattatttattatttaaaaataattatcattgtaaaatatctgaaaaatatcatattttaatttttttaattatttattttattttatttaagtttaaatgtttAGAAACTActcttaaatataagaatatttcgttaaagttaaccttaaaaaaataaaaaaccgttaaaaccaagaatttccgttatctatacacttattatatagaagagatatagagAACGACTACAACGCATCCCTTTTTTTGCAATACCGGTGCATCCTTTTCTATTTTCAGCACCTAGATAGATAtaattccaattttttttatatgacggtgtagattgtaggtatttagaatatcctgcaaattttcaaaaaaatttgaatagtttacaaagctgaaaacagagttcaaactgtcaaattttacacgcatACACAAAAAAGCAGGCACGCGTGCAACAGATAGTTTAGACTCtatttcggtaccataatttattcataattttttgaaaatttgtaggatgttctagatagctataatatacatcatcatataaaaaaattcggattataactattcaggtgccgaaatagaaaaaggatgcaccggtgttgcaaaaaaatgggatgcgttgtagtcgctccctatatatatatttatatatgtaaattTTATAGTGGGTGCCATTTTTGTCGGTATCTCTATTTTTGATACGTGCATGGagaaattataacttaattttttttatatgatggtgtactttataattataataaacatTTTACTATTTTGAATAAGTTTGCAATGACAGAAATCAAAGTTCACAATAATGAGTTGCGTatggataaaaaaaaataagcacGCGTGCAACTAAATGTTTTATATTAatgttttcgacactgtaaattatttagaatttttaaaaaaccAGTGAGATATATgctataattataatgtacactgtcaaaaaaataaatttgaatattataatgtATTCATATGCCAAAAATAGATACCCCTTACTAATAAAAGTGAAAGTATGcatatatataataagtgtgtagataatagaaattcttagttttaacggtttttatttttttttatgctaactttaacggaatattcttatatttaacagaatattcttatatgtaacggtaaattgtaaacatgacttaaacttaaataaataattaattaaaaaagttaaataagatattttacaacgttaatgatttaaaaataataaaactatacattttttaacttaaataaaatttaattaaaattaaacttaatattatattaaatatataatatataatattttattatcactaccaaatttaaaaactagaacaaacataaacttaaacaaaaataaattagttaattaattaaaatatataggatatttttaagataatttatgataatttaaataattaaatcatatttatttaaaaataataaatgtatacatattatttttttatcttataaatttgtgtgataatttgttttttatcaagtgattgaaaatatttttcttcatcaaattcaccacaTGACatgcgagatacattagaaactaaaaatagttgatgcatatatactagTGTCTACACTATGacattttctattcttattttatttttattattaatttttttaaatattattgtattttatatatatatcatgtaaatatatatatatcaacgttgtatttagatgtcatatatgtatagattattgatataaatatttatatatactatagaattataatttattctattatatatatatttaaaaaaataattaatcactttttattaaaattattaataatatttacaactttaaaactaaacaaacgttaAACTCGTTGCTTCTACATGGTATTTATATAAAGATGTTAATCATCGAATTTTTGTTCCTCACTATCTTTGCTACTCTCCTTGGTTGTAAAATAGGTATTCATACATCCAGCCAACTTATAGATTGTTTGGTTTTTGATCGAgagaatatataatatatatacacatatattactAAAACAAGTTATATTAGTATATacaaatataaattgttttttaaaaggaATATTTACTGCGTCTAagccatttatttatttcataaagaATTGCATCTTATTCCATAATAAACGAGAAAAGTCAATTCATCACCCACAAAACAAAATAAAGTCATATATCTATTGTGTGGCCAAGTCTTAAAGaacaaaaaaatttgtaacaaaaatacatatttatagtGCTGTAACCGTCGAAAATTACTAGTTTGAATCTATATTTAATATCCCCTAAAAAAATCCAAATGAATTATTCTCtaaaaattaaaagaattaaaaaaatattataagtagcccggttagttttttttttttttttttttatcaaaaataaTTATAAGTACAACACCTAACAaagatatatctcttctatataaaaaatatgtaaataatgaaaaatttttgttttaacaattttttattttttttcgttaattttaatggaatctttttatttttaacataatattcttatatttaacggtagattgtaaacatgacttaaacttaaataaaattaaataaattaaaatatgatatttttgagatattttataatgataattatttaaaaataataaaattatatatttaataacttaaataaaatttaattaaacttaaatttaatattatattaaacatataatatataatattttgttgacAGTGACAAATTCAAAagctaaaacaaacataaacttaaacaaaaattaattaattaattaattaaaatagaatatttttaaaatattttatgataatttaaataattaaatcatatttatttaaaaatagtataggcatacatatcatttttttatcttataaatttgcgtgataatttgttttttatcaaataattatatttctttttctttatcaaattcaacgaaggacattgcgagatacattaaaaactaaaaatagttgatgtatGTAAactattgtctacactatgacttttctattcttattttatttttattattaatttctttttaaatattattgtaatttatatataaatcatgtagtcatgtaaatatatatatatctatgtcaatgttgtgttacGATgttatgtagagattattgatataaatatttaaatatactatagaactataatttattttattatatatatatatatatatttctaaaaaaacagtaaattaatttttattcaaattatagacaatgtttacaactttaaaactaaacaaacgtacaTTGcaaaattttctattaatttaattacaaATTGAACTTAACactatttgtaatttttttaatttttcttaactCAAAACTTAACTTATTTACAGACTTCCATAAAAAAATAACTAGACTTATAGATTTTTTCTTATTAACTGAAAGTGATTTTATAAGATGACTAATACATAACTATAAGTCTTATAATTGATTgataatatcttataataattattaaattaaaatgtgtaggattttatattaaattatacTGATAATGATATTTGTTTGTAATGTTGGTAACTATTAGTAATGGTATCTCTTAGCGTTTAATTAATATGAAGCCGATAATTTGGCAGGTCTACCATAGAATAGTTTCACCTAATTAAattttagatttaaaaaaaaaattgtaaaccCCTGGTTCCtttcaaaatgaaaaaaataaataaacccaCTGTAGATATTTTCATCTcaagaaaaaaacaaaattacTATTAGTATACCCAAAATACCACTATTATATCGCTACGTTAACTTGCACCATTCAACCCCCGGCCGTTGAAATGTTACATCAATA
This genomic interval from Humulus lupulus chromosome 8, drHumLupu1.1, whole genome shotgun sequence contains the following:
- the LOC133796059 gene encoding probable sulfate transporter 3.4 — translated: MGLNSNRVEDFSSHENTVVRIQVPEALNPSMEIHKVCLPPKQTTFQKFKRRVSEIFFPDNPLHGFRNQTSSLKKLLLGLQFFLPIFQWGPHYNVGLLKSDIISGLTIASLAIPQGISYAKLANLPPIVGLYSSFVPPMIYSLLGSSRHLAVGPVSIASLVMGSMLSEAVSPTGDPILYLKLAFTSTFFAGVFQASLGILRLGFIIDFLSKATLVGFMAGAAVIVSLQQLKGLLGIVHFTSKMQMPAVMSSVFSTTDEWSWQTIVMGFSFLLFMLSTRHISMKWPKLFWVSAAAPLTSVILSTLIVFLLKSKSPNISFIGHLPKGLNPPSANMLYFSGEFLALAIKTGIVTGILSLTEGVAVGRTFASLQNYQVDGNKEMMAIGLMNIFGSCSSCYVTTGSFSRSAVNYNAGAKSAVSNIIMASAVLVTLLFLMPLFYYTPNVILAAIIITAVIGLIDYQAALRLWKVDKLDFLACLSSFLGVLFISVPLGLAIAVGVSVFKILLHVTRPNTMVLGNIPGTQIYHSINRYREALRVPSFLVLAVESPIYFANSTYLQERISRWIREEEEKIVANNETTLKTIILDMTAVTAIDTSGIEMISELRKMLDKKSLQLVLANPGGTVTEKLQQSKVLESFGLNGVYLSVGEAIADISSLYKAQQGQAHP